One genomic segment of Thermococcus sp. includes these proteins:
- a CDS encoding HEPN domain-containing protein encodes MDFEECVRRSYLRRIEPQPELGRLSLAKARSFLESARKNLNMGIHDGALVMAYLAFFHAARALLFRDGWREKSHACISAYLREFYVKPGILEVKWVRYLDYVRNLRHQAQYDVGFSPEPEDVETIIPKAEAFIEVVENILGGETDG; translated from the coding sequence ATGGACTTTGAAGAGTGCGTTAGAAGGAGCTATCTCAGGAGAATTGAACCACAACCTGAACTTGGAAGGCTCAGCCTTGCCAAGGCTCGCTCCTTCCTGGAATCCGCAAGAAAGAACCTGAACATGGGCATTCACGATGGTGCCCTTGTAATGGCTTACCTCGCCTTCTTCCACGCTGCGAGGGCACTTCTATTCAGAGATGGGTGGAGGGAGAAAAGTCACGCCTGCATCTCGGCCTATCTGAGGGAGTTCTACGTAAAGCCCGGGATCCTGGAGGTTAAATGGGTGAGATACCTCGATTACGTGAGGAACCTGAGGCATCAGGCCCAGTACGACGTTGGCTTCTCCCCAGAGCCTGAGGATGTTGAGACCATTATCCCGAAGGCGGAGGCGTTTATCGAGGTTGTTGAAAATATCCTTGGAGGTGAAACCGATGGTTAA